In Lolium rigidum isolate FL_2022 chromosome 7, APGP_CSIRO_Lrig_0.1, whole genome shotgun sequence, the DNA window TCCAGCGCATATATAGCAGTGCAAAAACTACTGCCATTGGCTCAACCACTCGACACATGGCTCCAAACATTTTTACATAGAAAtttaataaaagtaaaagaactcCTGCACGCGTTAGTTCTGTCTATGGCGATAAGCTCAGCGAAACAAAAGCAAAGAACATGTCTATGTTCCTTGAAAAAACAAAGCGATGGATGAAAACTACTTTTCTGTCTATGGTGTCAAGTTCTCAAGTCAGTCAGTTAACATCCAATTCTTATCAGATAGGACTTTACATGTGTAAAAGCTGAGTGTTCTCATTTGGCGTATATACTACCAAGTAAGAGTTGAGCTAATAGAAGCTTCGCCGCTGATTAAAGTCTAAAGATGCGGTCCTTTGAAGAAGATTCAACTAGATACTGTGAAGTGTGAACCTTCTCTGTCTGCTAGCTAGTAGTGCATTGCTATCCTACTTTTGGTGTATGTGGATCTAGCTTTCTGCTTATGTTCATGGGTTGTTCCTGAAAATAAACTAGAGTATAATCAAAGTACCATCTAAGAATGTCTCAATAATCGTCACATGAACTTTACAATAAGATAGAAATCTAGTTAAAGCTGTCATTACACGACAAATATTTACTTCAAAGTCGCATGGAGAAATGTCTTAACCTGCTTTCAGTAAAGTGAACTGAACCAGTACCCGGCAGCCGGCAGAGGGTGTATCCAGTGGATGTAGATCGTCGGATATGCGTTCGAGACTTCGAGTTGAAGGGAATACGCTTTGGATATGTGAAGCCTGCGTGTTGTGAAGTAAATGAAATCTTAGTGACAGCTACTTTTTAGGTCCATAGATTTTACGTGCGGATCAAAACCACCTGCCACGCAAGTAGAATCTTAGTGATTGATCGTGTGTTGGTAAACAGAATCTTCCTTCTCAATTCATAGTCCATCGGAAGGGGAAAAGTGTATCTCCAAATATGTGGCGTGCATGCTTTCTTACTGTGCTCTAATAAATATAATCTTCAGAAGATAGCAATGGGCACTGCTCATGTGGAAAATTAGGGTAAGAAGCAATTGTTTAGATgcgttttttttttgaagctgaAAACTTGCGCCTGAAGACACTGCCTAGTGGTGCGGTGTCATGTTTTGCATGGTTCTTGGTAAAAGGTTCAGCTCTCAAGCCtcttagactagccacaatgggagtatcataagactagccatagtgctagtatcatagctagtatcatgcacattggtcccacaaaaatgctgatgtggcatctaattaaggaggagagaggatattagagtaacataggtagatactgtatcatagcgcatgtcacgagaaaagttaatgccaaacaaatcttgtgcataaatttgcattgagattctaaaaagcaataaatatagcatgactatgatactacttcgtgatactaaccactatagagatagtatcatacacagtatcatatgcatgatactactacatgtatGACCAGCCtaagtagtagtatcatgcatgccatgtaggcaaaaatcggatgtggcacaccaattaatgaggtgagagatgagagtgggatcataatatgataccgtatcatagcacgtaaaactagaaaacttaatgccaaacacatcatgtacacacatttgtattgagattctacaaacattaaatatgatgatactatgatactatcttatgatattatgcattgtggggttagtatcataaactagtatcatgtgcatgatactagtgtatgatactttccattgtgactagtctcacTAATCACGTGCCTATGATGAGTAATTTGTGTGGTCTGCATATTAATATAGTGATGTGTAATTTACTTGTAAATTGCCTATGATATTTAAAATGGAGATTGTGTGAcaatttcttgattttttttgtaATAGTTACATAGTAAAGACATATATGTGTGATCGTCTTGCTTGGCATGTAGGCCTTTAAGTATTTGAGGAATATCGAAAGGGCCTGCAGAATTAATTTTACTTTTTAAACTTTGTACTCACAGATTttgtttaataaaaggccgtgtgtatcatcatgatgcagaagccggggtttcactccctatttcgaaaaaaaataagaaaaaatacaCAAGACACCATATGCACACCACTCCTCACTAGCAGTTTGCTCCGCAGGACACGTTGAGCAACACCAGAGCATCACCCCCATGGGCGTATGCCTTTGACTCCCGTCACTAGCAAAACGATGTATCTTGGGCGTTCGTTTGTTGTCATGAAATCGTTTTTTTAGATGGTTTGTTGTTATGAAATCTTTATCTGTTGGTGTGGCATATTTGCATATAGACCCATATATTCTACCAAAACCAACCTATAGTCCACCCAAGTGAGGTTTTATAGAAATGTTCTACTGTAGTTTCATAGTGTTTCAGAATGGACTTAACAACAAACATTTCGTTAAAGAGAAATATGTTGTAAATACTTTGAGACTTGGATTTTTTGCAACATGTAGCACATTTTTTCAAGTTTATTTAGTCAAAAGTGAAACATATTCAGAAACTTGGAATGAAACATCCTCACAGATGAACTGATTTCAACAAATAGTAAAGATTGTTTGTTAAATTTCCTCACGAATGGATGGGATACCGCCATCATTAGTTGATACCATAATCAGATAGTGACATTCCTCACCCCCTTTGTACAACCCCGCTTTGGCCAACATCAACATTccaccaaaagacaaatccaaaacacatacaTCGAGTGAAACATTGTGACATGACCCTATGACCAACATCCTTGTAAGGGCATctcttggaaaccctagggtgtTTCCTTGCAGTACTAGCTCAGCTCGTACGGCACAATTTTGACGGGACCCTCCTAGATGCAGAGACCTGTAGAGGAGCCAACCTCCTCGAAaaatggggagagagagagaggaagagagataGAGAACATGGGGAGTAGTTGTTGTTGTGGAGGGGAAAAAAATGACGGTGGGTCCACACAATAGTGGGCTCAACTCCTGTGTTGGAAAAAACCCAACAAATCATCTTTCCATTCCTAGCTGGATGCATCATTGCATCAAGGTGCTAGGCGATTCCTCCTTTTCACATTCCCTATCTATAAGCTCTATCATACAACATTTTTGAACTAGACAATGACCATGAGACATTCACAAGGCTACCTTGAACCGAAGATGAGAAATCATGCATCCAACATGGGAGCAactatttttcttctctttcacACATTTTCTTGTTCATCGTGTGCATGCCGATGATCAATCATGCATCAAACTAGCTTGTCGATGGCCTAGATTGCATAACAAAGACAAAGAGTATACACTGCTGAAGACGCATGTTCACTTTTTATACATGGCTTTCCTTAAATGCCACAAGTAGGACACATGGAAAGCCAAGTTTTGATGCACGTCAATAGTCCCATGGTTAAAACTTGTCTACAAAATCACTCCCAGAAATTATTTGTACCCTTTTTCATTCTTCAAGGTTTTTAACCGGCTTCATTTTTAGTTAGCCTTTTGGTGTATATAGAAACATCTAACATTACATGCACATACATAACTTTCACATgcaaatactacctccatccaaaAGCTTAAGACTTATATTATAAAAACTTAGTAAAATCTGACATGTAAAATATAAATTTAATATTAGTACATAGATAactaaatatattttcatatgttaTTTATAAAATATCATATTTTTGATAACTTTTTCTAAAAGTTAAATCAGCTTTAATTTGTTTGACTTTTCAATAATAATAATTTTTTAGGgcattttttcaaaaataataaaaaccttaaactttgagacgGGGTAGTATATGCTACCAGGGATCGGCCCATCAGATGCACTGGCCCATGCACGGtagttccttcttcctcctctgtcttCATAGGCCCATCAGAAGGCGCAAGAGGCAAACCGATTTTACCaagtcttctccttcctctcctaTTTCGGTATCCTCACCTGCCTCCGGAAAGCGAAAGCAACGAGACCCGAATTAGCGGCGGCGATGGCTCTCCCGGCGTCGAGCACCACCCTCTCCCGCTTCCTCTCCGCCCGCCGCATCCAGCCCGCCGACGTCACTGCCCTCGCCACCTGGGgtgtcgccgccggcaccgccgccTTCTACCTCGTCCAGGTTGGTGCTAAAACTGTTAATCGACGACGACTCGTTGGATTGCACGCACTGCCCAATACCCCCGCCCGATCGTTTGTCCCGTTTGCCCTCGTAGCCGTTGCTTGATCCGTGGTTACGTGTATGTTTGGACCGGTTAGGGTTTGTTTTCCGTAGATCCGATCTGCCATGTCTGCGTGCTTGTTGTTTGGTCTGGATCTGCGGCTTGCTGGATCGGTATTCTGGCTCCGCGATCTGACCTTCGATGGTGTGATCTGAGAGGGATTATCAGAAGTTTATTACGTTATTAGTCAAACTTGTTTGGATCTAAATAGTAGTCCATTGGTAGCCAATTGATTGTGATGGCCACATATTTTCTCTATAACAGCTATGTTTTAAGGTGCTTTAGGGATAGGAACGTGCTTCAGTAAATAGAGGACAGGACACATGTTGAAGTAGCTATGGTCACATCGACATCATGCTAACATGATGC includes these proteins:
- the LOC124677269 gene encoding ubiquinol-cytochrome c reductase complex 6.7 kDa protein-like is translated as MALPASSTTLSRFLSARRIQPADVTALATWGVAAGTAAFYLVQPFDFIKKTFFEKPEPEA